The genomic DNA CGCGGCCCCATGTCGAGCGCCACTTCTCTCTTCAGCCCACGATATCCAGTATGGCCTGACGTCTACGCCAGGCAGCCCACCTCGGCCTGACCATGTTCATATGGCAGTCCTCAAGCTCTCGCAGACCAGTGATCTATCAAGCAAGCTCTCTTCATGTCCGGAATTGTAAGATGACAGCATAAACCTCCTCTAAGCGAATGCACTACTCATCGCGATCAGGAGCTGCTGGGAGATCTCGTCGGAGCACCAGTTTTTCCGAACTATACTTCGTGGGTATACTCCGGCCGACTGTAAACGGTTACACAAATATTTGCTTTGACAGTCCCGCAGGTCCTAGCCTGCAACCGCTGGAGCCAATTGTCGCTGCGCAGACGCTGCTTGATTGAGCGAGGAGCAACGCCATGGATATGATCGAGAGTCTCGAAATCGACCGCTGGTCAGGCCCATTCCCGGCGGAGGCGCAAAAGCGGGCTCTGGACACGCTCGAAAGCGGCAAGGTCGTGTTCTGTCCCAATCTGGCGTTCACCCTGAGCGACGAGGAAACGACATTGCTGTCGTCTGACTTCGCAAGCGGGAAGGCCAAGAATATCAGCCTCGACCCGTCCAGGGGAGAGATTCGCGGCACGGCCGAGCACAGCGAGACGGAGCGGCTGTATGGGATGTTGAGGCGCTTCTCCGAAGACACCGCGCAGCTCGTGGCGGGCCTCTTCCCAGGGTACGGACGAGGGAGCGAGCAGGCGCGGACGAGCTATCGCCCGGTCGAGATCGTGGGCCGCCAGACATCGCCCCGCAAGGACGACAAACTTCTGCATGTGGACGCTTTCCCGTCACGTCCAACACGCGGCCGCCGCATCCTGCGGGTCTTCTCGAACATCAACCCGGCCGGGAAAGCACGCGTCTGGCACGTGGGCGAACCCTTTGAGGATTTTGCCCGCAAGTATGTTTCCGCGGTGCGTCGCCCCTATCCGTTGGAGCTGTCGTTGCTGGCAGCTCTCGGGATCACAAAAGGCAAGCGGAGCGCCTATGACCAAATCATGCTGGGATTGCATGACAAAGGCAAACTCGACGCCCGCTATCAGAAGGAAGCGCCGCAGATCGAATTCGCGTTTCCACCCGGCACCACATGGCTCTGCTATACGGATCAGGTGCTCCATGCCGCCGTCGCTGGTCAGTTCGCACTGGAACAGACGTTCCACATTGATATTGCCGCTATGGGGAACGCGGAGCGAGCACCGCTCAAAGTGCTCGAGAAGATCATGGGACAGTCTTTGGTCTAGAGCATCGAACGCATAAGCGAGAACCGGTTTTGCGCGAAATGATGCTCAAGAACGTAGATTGACAGCATCGCACGTGGGTTCGATTTCACACCCGATGCTGTAGATCATTTTTCGGTGAAGTGGCTCGGTTCCCCGTCCAAGATGCGACCGGGCCAAAGAACAGAGACGATTCCACGCAAGGGGAAACAGCTCTAGCGCTGCGCAAGACAGCCGGAGCAATCAGAGTTCGGTATTCAGGACTGGAGAGACGACTGTTGGTATCGCCATCAAATCCTGATCCCCTGAACGTTCCGATCATTCGCCGCAGCATCCTTGCTGCATCGACAAGGCCTGAGCACGCGTGCTGACTCGATTCCTGAGACCTGAGGTTCGCCGGGCACGCCGGATGGCACGGATCGCCCGCTGGAGCGAACCGATTGCCGGGCCAGTGAGCCGGTTCAGGGCGTGGACCAACATGCTCATCGTCGACCACGGAATATTTCGCCTTGCCTACCTCAACCGGCACCAAGTGTCGGAGCATCTCTGGCGGTCGGCGCAGCCCATGCCACATCAGATCGCCTGGTTTGCGGCCCGAGGCGTGCGCACCATCGTCAATCTTCGCGGCGGGCGCGAGTACGGATCCTGGCCGCTGGAACAGGAAGCCTGCGAGCGGTATGGGATCTCCCTTGTCGAGTTCATCCTGCGCTCGCGCGAGCCTCCTGACCGCGATACTCTCCTGAGCGCGGAAAAGCTTTTTCGCGATCTGCAATATCCAATTCTCGTGCACTGCAAGTCGGGGGCTGACCGAGCGGGGCTGTTTGCTGCCCTTTACCTTCTAGGGCGCGAGGGCTGCAGTGCCGGCGCGGCTATGAGACAGCTCGCGTTGCGCTATGGCCACTTCCGTTATGCCAAGACGGGCATTCTCGATGCTTTTCTGGAGCTTTATCGGACGGAAGGCGAGGCCAGAGGACTTTCCTTTTTCGAATGGGTCGAACGGATCTATGATCCGCAAGCCCTTCAGCACACCTTCAAGGCCGGCTTCTGGTCGAATGCGATTGTCAAGGAGGTCCTGAGTCGTGAATAGCCGCTCTCGAACCCGCGCCGCCTCCGGTCGCAGAATCGTCGGCGGCGACCGTGAGCGACCTGGACCTTTGGCGGTTCGTACAATCAGGGGCCTCATTCGAGGATGCATGCCCAGCCCTTGGAAAGAATGCGAGGAGATTGCCAGGATTGATGAGGAGATTGCCGCAGGGCAACAGCGCGTGGCCGAGCGGATCCATCTCATTCAATGGCTGACGGGGAACGGTGGTGACACCGCCGAAATCAGGAAGCTGCTTCAGGATGACGAGCAGGCCCTCAGGCGTTGGCGCGAGCATCGACTGAATCTCCTGGAAGATGTCGCACGCCACGAAGAGCCTGAACTGTGAAGCTTCTCGTGCGTCGACGGAATAATTTCGGGACTGCTGCGGTCAAAATTGCCCGGGCGTCTCATGCGGGGCCGTATCGCTTGGATGCCCTGAAGTCCGCTCCTCCGCAAATCTCCGCTCGGGCCAGGCGAGCAAACCAATGCCCCCTTTCCAGAAATGTCGAGGGAGACGCCCGATCGAAGGGCCGGAAGCGGAACCGTGCCTACAGCATCGTTCCCAAAAGCGGACTTGCACTTTTGGGAACGATCCGATGCTCCCTTCTGATACGAGCGCATCGTTCTTGCGAGAAACCGGGTCCACTTTTCCGAACGATGCGCTAACATGCGTCGTTTTACTGCTGCGGAGTTTCTGGGAGACGAACGATGGGCAAAGGAAGCGAGAAACACCGCAGCAACGTGAAGCGGAACAAGCTGCGCGAGAAGGCTAAGAGGCTGATCGGCGAGGGCAAGAAGGTGACAGGGCGGCTTCTGAGATACGATCATCGGGGTAAATCGGCCTGACCGACACGCGGGAGCGGTTCCCGGAAGCGCATTTCCGCTGCGAGCGTGGGTCAGATCCTCAACCGTTCGCCAGATTTCTGCGTTGATAAGGCATGCAATTCGTCTGCGACGCCCCTGGGCAAACAAGCTGGTTCCGGATCGAGACCGAGGGTGAAGCGATCCTCGAGTCGCAGATCATGGGCCACGCGGTCGAGAAGCATTTTCGCCAAGCCTGGGATGCGGCAACGGCGACCTACCGCTCGACTGCGAGTCCCTTCATCGAGCAGAACATCGGCCTCAAGTCCTATGTGCAACGGACCATGCCGGTCTTTCTCACCTTGCGGGACGCGGAGGGCAATGGCCTGGCAACAGCCATGCTTCCGCCAAGCGGACGCAACGACCCCTCCTTCAAGATCATTATAGTCGGCCCTCAGAACCGGGATCCCTACCCGGATCATGGCGCTGCCATTCGCAAATTGGGGGAGCACTTCGGTCTCGCCCTCGATCATAACCGGTGCTATCCCTACTCGCTCACCAGACCCTCTTGAACAGCCCTCATAGGGAAGCCTGAGCACGAGAAGCAAACCTGCCCGCCATCGTGTCGAAACGCCAGAAGGCATTTGCATAGGACCGCCTCATGAAGAAGATCGGCTTTCTCTCGTTCGGGCACTGGTCACCCTCACCGCAATCCCAGACGCGGTCGGCCCGTGATGCTCTTCTTCAGTCGATCGACCTTGCCGTAGCGGCCGAGGAGCTCGGCGCGGACGGCGCCTATTTCCGCGTTCATCACTTCGCGCGGCAGCTCGCCTCCCCTTTTCCGCTGCTGGCGGCAATCGGCGCGAAGACGAGCCGTATCGAGATCGGCACCGCGGTCATCGACATGCGCTACGAGAATCCTCTTTACATGGCCGAGGATGCGGGCGCGGCCGATCTGATCAGCGGCGGGCGTCTCCAGCTCGGCATCAGCCGCGGTTCGCCCGAGCAGGTGATCGATGGCTGGCGCTATTTCGGCTATGGGCCCGAAGAGGGCCAGAGCGACGCGGACATGGCCCGGCACCACACGGAAGTGTTTCTGAACGTCCTCCAGGGCGAGGGCTTTGCCGAGCCGAACCCACGCCCGATGTTTCCCAATCCGCCCGGCCTGCTTCGCCCTGAACCGCACTCGGAGGGCCTGCGCGAGCGCATCTGGTGGGGGTCCGCCTCCAACTCGACAGCCGTGTGGGCCGCGCAGCAGGGCATGAACCTCCAAAGTTCGACCCTGAAGGAGGACGAGACGGGCGAGCCCTTCCACGTCCAGCAGGCCAAGCAGATCCGCCGCTACAGGGCCGCATGGAAGGAAGCGGGACATGACCACGAGCCCCGCGTCTCGGTTTCACGCTCGATCTTCGCGCTCGTGAACGATCTCGACCGCGCCTATTTCGGACACGGCAAGGACAGCGATCAGGTCGGCATCATCGACAACATGCGCGCGATCTTCGGCCGCTCCTACGCCGCGGAGCCGGATAGGCTCATCGATGAACTCAGGGCGGACGAGGCGATCGCAGAGGCCGACACGCTGCTTCTGACCGTTCCGAACCAACTCGGCGTCGAGTACAATGCCCATGTGATCGAGGCCATCCTGAAGCATGTCGCTCCGGAGCTGGGCTGGCGATAACGTTGGTTCTGATCCAAAGCACGGCAAGCCGACCGGCAAGGGACGAGATCGACCGCTTCGACCCTGTGTGCCGGACAACCGGAGAAGGCCGATATCCCGAAAGGCGGGCGCGGTCTGGGCGCCGGACACCGGCTCGTCGACTGATCCGATCGGCCCCGCGACAGGAGCGGACTTGAAGCGGGCTTCACCTCTTGGATCACATCCGCTGCGCGACGAAGAACCGGCGTGGGAAGCGCAAGAGAACCTTGCCGTCCGCTTGCGCCGGATAGGCTTTGGCGATTTCCTCCATGTAGTGACGGAGGTACTCGACCCGTTCTTCCGGTGCGAGCAAGTCGAGATAGGGCTTCAGTCCGGTGCTCTTGAACCATTCGATGATGGCTCCAGCGCCTTCCAGCGGATGAACGTAGGTGGTCTGCCAAAGATCGATGGCGCAGCCGGCCTGCTGCAACCACGCGTAACAGTCCTCGAACGAACCGATCTTCTCCCTGGCCGCAGAGGCGGAGGTCAGCCTGGACGCCCAAGGCCCCTCATGGGCGACCTTCTCCATGAGCCGATGTGACGGCTCATCCAGGTTGTCGGGCATCTGCACGGCAAGGCAGCCTCCCTGCTTCAGGAAGGAAACAAGGCGGGCCAGGAGGCCCGGATGGTCAGGAACCCATTGCAGAACAGCATTGGCAAAGATCAGGTCGAAGCGCTCCTCCGGTTGCCATGTCGCAATATCGGCTTCCACAAAGGTCAGGCCGGGCAGGCGCTCTCGCGCCTTCGACAGCATGGCGGGCGAGCTGTCCAGGCCGATCACCCGCGCATTCTGGAAGCGCTCGACCAGCAGCTCGGTGCTGTTTCCCGGGCCGCAGCCGATATCCGCACAGGATTGTGGATCCGACAGCGGCACCCGCCGGAGCAGATCAACCGAGGGGCGAGTGCGCTCATCCTCGAATTTGAGATATTGCCCTGCATTCCAGTCTGCCATCGCGGGCTCCTCCGCAGTGTCGTTTCGTCGTGACGCTCATGGGCTCGAGGAATTTAGGATCGAACCCTGAACGATATTCGGCCCGTTTCGCTCAGGAGCACGATCCGGCAGGCGCAACCGTCGCCGTCGCCATGCCGTGAGCATCGAAGATCCTGCGAACGGTGCCGTCGCTCTTCAGGTCCTCGATAATGCCGCTGAAGACCTTCAAGGCTTCGGTGTGCCCCTTCGGCACGGCCACCGCCGTGCCGGCGGCATGGAAGTGCCCCTCCAGCATTCTTGCGCCTGGGAATTGCGGGAGCAGGCTCTGGAGCGACTCCTTCCCGAGGGCCAGCGCGTCGATCTCACCATCGCGGAATTTCTCCAGGGCCTCATCGAGGCCTGAAAGCCCGATCACGGTCGTCCTCGTGAGAGATTTACGAGCGCTCCGGATCGTGGCGGTGTTCTCGACGCCGTAGACGCGAATGCCTTCACGATCGGCTTCCGCAAGGCTGTCGATCGCGGATCCGGCCGGGACCATGTAGGTGCTCTCTCCCAGGAAGTAGTTGGGACCAAAGTCGACGGCCTTCTTTCTCTCGGCGTCAACAGGCGTGAAGGAAACGTCCCACGTGCCTGATGATGCCGTTTCAATGATGGCGCCCGAACTGGCACACTCAACCAGGGTCAGGGGAACCCCGATGCGTCGAGCCATGAGCTTCGCGAGATCCACGGTAGGGCCGCGTGGCTCGCCTGTTTGGGCATCCCGCGTCGTCCAGACTGCGGAAACTGCACTGCCCACCGCGACAGCCACCCGCAGGGTCCCTACTGGGGCCAACAAATCGCGCGTCGTTTGATCGATGTTTGACATTACACCACTCTTCGAATTCAGGACCTGCCGAACAATTCAGGACCTGCCGAACACTTGGCGAAGCTCCTCGACCTGACCGGATGTGAGCATCCGGCACGGGAGCGACCGTAGCGCCAGCAGCAGCTTCGCCGTTTCTTCCAATTCCTCGGAGGCAAAAACGGCCGAGGCCAAGTCCTTGCCGGTCACGATGGGCCCATGGTTTGCAAGAAGCACGGCCGCATACCCGCCCGCAAGATCCCGGATGAGATCTCCGGACGCAGGATCTCCCGGCCGCATATAAGGCACGAGCTTCACCTGCCCCACCCGCATGACAACATAGGGCGTGAGAGGCGGGATGCAGTCATCCTCATCAAGGTCCTGCAGACAGGAGAGCGCGGTCGCGTAGGTCGAATGCAGGTGAACGACCGCGCCGGTTCCAGGCCGCGTTTCGTAAAATGCGCGGTGCAGGAGCACCTCCTTCGACGGGGCGTCCCCGGAAACGTGGCGCCAGCCCCGATCGACCTTGGAGATGCGCTC from Microvirga sp. TS319 includes the following:
- a CDS encoding Kdo hydroxylase family protein; this translates as MDMIESLEIDRWSGPFPAEAQKRALDTLESGKVVFCPNLAFTLSDEETTLLSSDFASGKAKNISLDPSRGEIRGTAEHSETERLYGMLRRFSEDTAQLVAGLFPGYGRGSEQARTSYRPVEIVGRQTSPRKDDKLLHVDAFPSRPTRGRRILRVFSNINPAGKARVWHVGEPFEDFARKYVSAVRRPYPLELSLLAALGITKGKRSAYDQIMLGLHDKGKLDARYQKEAPQIEFAFPPGTTWLCYTDQVLHAAVAGQFALEQTFHIDIAAMGNAERAPLKVLEKIMGQSLV
- a CDS encoding beta-lactamase hydrolase domain-containing protein, with translation MLTRFLRPEVRRARRMARIARWSEPIAGPVSRFRAWTNMLIVDHGIFRLAYLNRHQVSEHLWRSAQPMPHQIAWFAARGVRTIVNLRGGREYGSWPLEQEACERYGISLVEFILRSREPPDRDTLLSAEKLFRDLQYPILVHCKSGADRAGLFAALYLLGREGCSAGAAMRQLALRYGHFRYAKTGILDAFLELYRTEGEARGLSFFEWVERIYDPQALQHTFKAGFWSNAIVKEVLSRE
- a CDS encoding LLM class flavin-dependent oxidoreductase is translated as MKKIGFLSFGHWSPSPQSQTRSARDALLQSIDLAVAAEELGADGAYFRVHHFARQLASPFPLLAAIGAKTSRIEIGTAVIDMRYENPLYMAEDAGAADLISGGRLQLGISRGSPEQVIDGWRYFGYGPEEGQSDADMARHHTEVFLNVLQGEGFAEPNPRPMFPNPPGLLRPEPHSEGLRERIWWGSASNSTAVWAAQQGMNLQSSTLKEDETGEPFHVQQAKQIRRYRAAWKEAGHDHEPRVSVSRSIFALVNDLDRAYFGHGKDSDQVGIIDNMRAIFGRSYAAEPDRLIDELRADEAIAEADTLLLTVPNQLGVEYNAHVIEAILKHVAPELGWR
- the tam gene encoding trans-aconitate 2-methyltransferase; translated protein: MADWNAGQYLKFEDERTRPSVDLLRRVPLSDPQSCADIGCGPGNSTELLVERFQNARVIGLDSSPAMLSKARERLPGLTFVEADIATWQPEERFDLIFANAVLQWVPDHPGLLARLVSFLKQGGCLAVQMPDNLDEPSHRLMEKVAHEGPWASRLTSASAAREKIGSFEDCYAWLQQAGCAIDLWQTTYVHPLEGAGAIIEWFKSTGLKPYLDLLAPEERVEYLRHYMEEIAKAYPAQADGKVLLRFPRRFFVAQRM
- a CDS encoding transporter substrate-binding domain-containing protein encodes the protein MSNIDQTTRDLLAPVGTLRVAVAVGSAVSAVWTTRDAQTGEPRGPTVDLAKLMARRIGVPLTLVECASSGAIIETASSGTWDVSFTPVDAERKKAVDFGPNYFLGESTYMVPAGSAIDSLAEADREGIRVYGVENTATIRSARKSLTRTTVIGLSGLDEALEKFRDGEIDALALGKESLQSLLPQFPGARMLEGHFHAAGTAVAVPKGHTEALKVFSGIIEDLKSDGTVRRIFDAHGMATATVAPAGSCS
- the otnC gene encoding 3-oxo-tetronate 4-phosphate decarboxylase, which translates into the protein MTAQPVIIQTEPIGRPPHRSRACRQSDSWSDMELSVACASDVSRDYGKGGRVTWPITPTNSGLGFLDPERISKVDRGWRHVSGDAPSKEVLLHRAFYETRPGTGAVVHLHSTYATALSCLQDLDEDDCIPPLTPYVVMRVGQVKLVPYMRPGDPASGDLIRDLAGGYAAVLLANHGPIVTGKDLASAVFASEELEETAKLLLALRSLPCRMLTSGQVEELRQVFGRS